In the genome of Segatella copri, one region contains:
- a CDS encoding NADH-quinone oxidoreductase subunit A, protein MNFTLFITVLLTAVTLVVAAYVIAKLIGPRSYNPVKGEPFECGIPTRGSSWLPSHIGYYLFAILFLMFDIETVLLYPWAVVVKQFGPMALVSIGFFLLVLVFGLAYAWRKGALEWK, encoded by the coding sequence ATGAACTTTACACTATTTATCACCGTTTTGCTGACGGCTGTAACCTTGGTAGTGGCTGCTTATGTCATTGCGAAGTTGATCGGTCCTCGTTCATACAATCCGGTAAAGGGTGAACCTTTTGAGTGCGGTATTCCGACACGTGGCAGCTCCTGGTTGCCATCACACATCGGCTACTATCTCTTCGCCATCCTTTTCCTGATGTTTGACATCGAGACAGTATTGCTTTACCCATGGGCAGTCGTAGTTAAGCAGTTTGGACCAATGGCTCTCGTGAGCATCGGGTTCTTCCTGTTGGTATTGGTATTTGGCCTTGCATACGCTTGGCGGAAAGGAGCATTGGAATGGAAGTAA
- a CDS encoding deoxynucleoside kinase, translating to MHIAIAGNIGSGKTTLTKMLAKRYGWKANFEPVDNNPYLADYYKDMERWSFNLQIYFLNKRFHDVVEISRSEQTIVQDRTIFEDARIFAPNLHDIGMMSDRDFANYTDLFDLMISLVKLPDLMIYIKSSIPTLVKHIEKRGRDFEKSIRIDYLQGLNNRYEEWIKSYKGRLIIVDGDNLEFADNPEDFRKITDLIDAELFGFFKE from the coding sequence ATGCATATAGCAATAGCTGGAAATATAGGTAGTGGCAAGACAACATTGACCAAGATGCTTGCCAAGCGATATGGTTGGAAGGCAAACTTCGAACCCGTGGATAATAACCCATACCTTGCCGATTACTACAAGGATATGGAACGATGGTCGTTTAATCTTCAGATTTATTTCTTGAACAAGCGATTCCACGACGTGGTGGAAATCTCACGCTCCGAACAGACCATCGTGCAAGACCGTACCATCTTCGAGGATGCTCGCATCTTCGCTCCCAACCTTCACGACATCGGTATGATGAGCGACCGGGATTTCGCCAACTACACCGACCTCTTCGACCTGATGATCAGTCTGGTGAAACTCCCCGACCTGATGATCTATATCAAAAGCAGCATCCCAACCCTCGTGAAGCACATCGAGAAGCGCGGAAGAGATTTTGAGAAAAGTATCCGCATCGACTACCTGCAAGGCCTGAACAACCGTTACGAAGAGTGGATTAAGAGCTATAAGGGACGCCTCATTATCGTAGATGGCGACAACCTGGAATTTGCCGATAATCCCGAAGACTTCCGCAAGATTACCGACCTGATAGATGCAGAATTATTTGGCTTTTTCAAGGAGTAG
- a CDS encoding deoxynucleoside kinase yields MYIAVAGNIGSGKTTLTKMLSKHYGWKQYLEPVAENPYIDDYYKDISRWALNMEVFYLKQRFKNLLEIQHSKETVIQDRTIFEGVYVFAANNRAMGHMDERDYETYMELFESMMEVVKMPELMIYLRSSVPHLVKNIQKRGRDYEQRMPIDYLEGINRLYDDFIMNKYKGRVLVVEVDDLDFEHNPKQFGDIVDKIDAKLFGLFSKEE; encoded by the coding sequence ATGTATATAGCAGTAGCAGGAAATATCGGTAGTGGCAAGACAACGCTCACCAAAATGCTTTCCAAACATTATGGTTGGAAACAGTATCTGGAACCCGTTGCCGAAAACCCATATATCGACGACTATTACAAGGATATCTCCCGATGGGCACTCAACATGGAGGTGTTCTACCTCAAGCAGCGATTCAAAAATCTGCTCGAGATTCAGCACAGTAAGGAAACCGTTATTCAGGACCGCACTATCTTCGAGGGAGTGTATGTCTTTGCCGCCAACAACAGGGCGATGGGACACATGGATGAGCGTGATTATGAAACCTACATGGAACTCTTCGAGTCGATGATGGAGGTGGTGAAGATGCCCGAACTCATGATTTATCTCCGCTCCTCCGTTCCCCATCTGGTGAAGAACATCCAGAAGCGAGGCAGAGACTATGAGCAGCGCATGCCTATCGACTACCTGGAAGGCATCAACCGCCTTTATGATGATTTCATTATGAATAAGTATAAGGGTAGGGTGCTGGTGGTAGAAGTGGATGACCTCGACTTCGAGCACAATCCCAAGCAGTTTGGCGATATCGTAGATAAGATTGACGCCAAGCTCTTCGGCCTCTTTTCCAAGGAAGAATAA